From the genome of Oscillatoria sp. FACHB-1406, one region includes:
- a CDS encoding FAD-dependent oxidoreductase, which translates to MSQSSNSSSLPPLSRRTALKLMGVGAVGAGLGYSRLAKPQPTRHQPDSLDLPRNLSAQKSVVVVGGGLAGLACAYELSQRGFAVTLLEKSPQLGGKIASWPIQVGGEEFMMEHGFHGFFPQYYNLKNVVEELSIGENFKSLEFYSLVFRAPQTDSDRDRAYAPEVFRPSHSAFPWNIVDLAISSPNRFRWGINLTKLKHLQVFRAITGFQIPESFDRLDSIAVSDWAARDFPQGLYDLYFLPFAKSSLNAPDVLSTGELLQFFHFYFFGNPEGLAFNGTRDDMGTSLVQPIARSIQAKGGRIMTEATVSQIHCKDGKIESLSYQQGNSETDVPFWVERNPLLTDGEYYGGGDRVFLAKNEGEALSLTCTHQGCTVQKQADGKFFCPCHGASYDERGRVLSGPARRDLPQYAIAQREGDRAQLIAKSPAPPETQETLTADYYVIAADVPGTRHLFTLMEGDTNAQLNRKIEGLAIADPFAAARFWFDRDFEWEHSNFTSLSGYSLTDSITLYHRIQTQFMEWSQRTGNSVVELHAYCYKEKEFPTQQALLATFEQELYEIVPELKAATLLHRELVNQKNFSGYPPNSYAERPETTVEIPNLMLAGDWVKMPFPCGLMERAVSSGLLAANAIIHREGLQRRTLFSVNPEGILKI; encoded by the coding sequence ATGAGTCAATCGTCTAATTCCTCATCTTTACCCCCGCTCTCTCGACGAACGGCCTTAAAACTAATGGGAGTTGGCGCTGTCGGGGCCGGGTTAGGTTATTCCCGCCTTGCCAAACCGCAGCCCACCCGCCACCAACCTGACAGCCTCGATTTACCCCGGAATTTAAGCGCTCAAAAAAGCGTCGTTGTCGTCGGCGGCGGACTCGCTGGACTAGCTTGCGCTTACGAACTCAGTCAGCGCGGTTTCGCGGTTACTTTATTGGAAAAGTCGCCGCAATTGGGAGGAAAAATCGCCAGTTGGCCCATTCAAGTGGGCGGAGAAGAATTCATGATGGAACACGGCTTCCACGGCTTTTTTCCGCAGTATTACAACCTCAAGAATGTTGTTGAGGAATTGAGCATCGGCGAGAATTTTAAGTCTTTAGAATTTTACTCGTTGGTATTCCGCGCGCCGCAAACAGATTCCGATCGCGATCGCGCTTACGCACCCGAAGTCTTTCGCCCCAGCCATTCGGCCTTTCCTTGGAACATTGTCGATTTAGCAATTTCTTCGCCCAACCGTTTCCGTTGGGGAATTAATTTAACAAAACTCAAGCACCTGCAAGTTTTTCGCGCGATTACAGGTTTCCAAATCCCCGAAAGTTTCGATCGCCTCGATAGTATCGCCGTTTCCGATTGGGCAGCCCGAGATTTCCCCCAAGGATTGTACGATCTTTATTTCCTGCCTTTTGCTAAATCTAGCCTCAACGCGCCGGATGTTCTCAGTACCGGGGAATTACTGCAATTTTTCCACTTTTATTTCTTCGGCAACCCGGAAGGACTGGCGTTTAATGGCACGAGGGACGATATGGGAACCAGTCTGGTGCAACCGATCGCGCGATCGATTCAAGCCAAGGGCGGGCGTATTATGACTGAAGCCACCGTCAGTCAAATTCATTGCAAAGATGGCAAAATCGAGTCCCTCAGCTATCAACAAGGGAACAGCGAAACCGACGTTCCTTTTTGGGTAGAACGCAATCCTTTGCTGACGGACGGCGAATATTACGGCGGCGGCGATCGCGTGTTCCTGGCGAAAAACGAAGGCGAAGCACTTTCTCTGACTTGCACCCATCAAGGTTGCACGGTTCAAAAACAAGCCGACGGAAAGTTCTTCTGTCCTTGTCACGGCGCGAGTTACGACGAACGCGGACGAGTTCTCAGCGGTCCGGCGCGACGAGATTTACCCCAGTACGCGATCGCGCAACGAGAAGGCGATCGCGCTCAACTGATTGCGAAATCGCCCGCCCCCCCGGAAACCCAGGAAACCTTAACCGCCGATTACTACGTTATTGCCGCCGATGTACCGGGAACGCGCCACCTGTTTACTTTGATGGAAGGAGACACGAACGCGCAACTCAACCGTAAAATCGAAGGCCTCGCGATCGCAGATCCCTTTGCCGCCGCGCGCTTTTGGTTCGATCGCGACTTCGAGTGGGAACACAGCAACTTTACTTCCCTTTCCGGTTACAGCCTCACTGACAGCATCACCCTCTACCATCGCATTCAAACCCAATTCATGGAATGGTCGCAACGCACTGGCAACAGCGTTGTTGAATTGCACGCTTATTGTTACAAAGAAAAAGAGTTTCCCACCCAACAAGCATTACTTGCCACCTTCGAGCAAGAACTTTATGAAATTGTCCCCGAATTAAAAGCAGCAACCTTACTGCATCGGGAACTTGTCAACCAGAAAAACTTCTCCGGATACCCGCCTAACAGTTACGCCGAACGCCCGGAAACAACAGTAGAAATCCCCAATCTCATGCTAGCGGGCGACTGGGTAAAAATGCCTTTCCCTTGCGGTTTAATGGAACGCGCTGTTAGTAGCGGTTTGCTAGCCGCGAATGCCATTATTCATCGGGAAGGTTTGCAGCGGCGGACGCTATTTTCAGTCAATCCGGAGGGAATCTTGAAAATTTAA
- a CDS encoding chromophore lyase CpcT/CpeT: protein MKLLSSIGIGIAIASCLNPTQPLLAQTRDRIPIATQVQAVVERLTGVMDTSAQQAKNPQAPNVRMTTCSVRVTDSEATFLYQEQALAQSLDRPYRQRFLRVAPSAAGDTVESKSYKPSNPQNWSGFCNKPIEERVVNLNELSDAECSVFLVPVANLYVGHTQAGGCATNVRGAVRITNSVFLHAGGMDTWDRGYDADGKQVWGAGGQAYQYRRAN from the coding sequence ATGAAATTATTATCTTCGATCGGTATTGGCATCGCGATCGCTTCTTGCCTCAATCCGACCCAACCCCTCCTCGCTCAAACGCGCGATCGCATTCCTATCGCTACCCAAGTTCAAGCGGTTGTCGAACGCTTGACGGGCGTGATGGATACTTCCGCGCAACAGGCGAAAAATCCTCAAGCGCCGAACGTGCGGATGACAACTTGCAGCGTTCGCGTTACGGACTCGGAAGCGACTTTTCTCTACCAAGAACAAGCCCTAGCGCAAAGTTTAGATCGTCCCTACCGCCAGCGTTTTCTGCGGGTTGCGCCCAGTGCGGCGGGGGATACCGTCGAATCGAAATCCTACAAGCCCTCCAATCCTCAAAATTGGAGCGGATTCTGCAATAAACCGATTGAGGAGCGTGTTGTTAACTTAAACGAGCTAAGCGACGCAGAATGCAGCGTTTTTCTGGTTCCGGTTGCTAATCTCTACGTCGGACACACGCAAGCGGGAGGATGCGCGACGAATGTACGAGGGGCCGTTCGCATCACTAATTCGGTGTTTCTCCATGCTGGAGGGATGGATACTTGGGATCGCGGTTACGATGCGGATGGGAAGCAGGTTTGGGGGGCAGGCGGACAGGCTTATCAATATCGGCGAGCCAACTAA
- a CDS encoding transglutaminase family protein, translated as MYYRICHQTTYTYNRSVLLKPHIVRLRPRCDSWQTLQHFSIAVEPEPAGIFHWVDLDGNAIVKLSFQQETDFLKIVLTSEVETRQSNPFNFLLETEALQLPINYPHSLWLQLQPYLQPYGVSFDPVAVQLAQEIEREVSGQPISFLTALNQRLYDNCKHIVREEGDPWYPGVTWREGRGSCRDVAVLFMEVCRCMGLGARFVSGYQEGDIEQERRDLHAWAEVYLPGAGWRGFDPTQGLAVCDRHIAVAASAFPRYAAPISGGFSSGSSLSEVSARLEAQIAIARGKD; from the coding sequence GTGTACTATCGCATTTGCCATCAAACCACCTATACTTACAATCGTTCCGTCCTGCTTAAACCTCATATTGTTCGCCTGCGCCCCCGTTGTGATAGTTGGCAAACTTTACAACACTTTTCGATCGCAGTGGAACCGGAACCGGCAGGGATTTTTCATTGGGTCGATCTCGACGGCAACGCGATCGTTAAACTCTCTTTTCAACAAGAAACAGACTTCTTAAAGATCGTTTTAACGAGTGAAGTTGAAACCCGACAAAGCAATCCTTTCAACTTTTTACTCGAAACAGAAGCCCTACAATTACCCATCAATTATCCGCATTCTTTGTGGCTGCAACTCCAGCCCTACTTACAACCCTACGGCGTGAGTTTCGATCCCGTTGCAGTGCAGCTAGCGCAGGAAATCGAACGAGAAGTTAGCGGACAACCCATTTCTTTTTTAACCGCGCTCAATCAACGGTTATACGACAATTGCAAGCATATCGTGCGGGAGGAGGGAGATCCTTGGTATCCGGGGGTGACGTGGCGGGAGGGGCGGGGTTCTTGTCGCGATGTCGCGGTGTTATTTATGGAAGTCTGTCGCTGTATGGGTTTAGGGGCGCGGTTCGTCAGCGGCTATCAGGAGGGAGATATCGAGCAGGAACGCCGGGATTTACACGCTTGGGCAGAAGTTTACTTGCCCGGGGCGGGATGGCGCGGTTTCGATCCGACGCAAGGTTTAGCGGTTTGCGATCGCCATATTGCCGTTGCTGCAAGCGCTTTTCCCCGGTACGCCGCACCGATTTCCGGCGGATTTAGCTCGGGTTCGTCGCTGAGTGAGGTTTCGGCGCGTCTGGAGGCGCAGATCGCGATCGCGCGGGGAAAAGATTGA
- a CDS encoding aspartate aminotransferase family protein, which yields MSSETLLKAPPATSIYTPTSEVRDRFDTYVMGTYGRFPIALERGAGCRVWDTEGKEYLDFVAGIATCTLGHAHPALAATVAKQIQKLHHVSNLYYIAEQGELAEWIVKHSCADRVFFCNSGAEANEAAIKLARKYSHTVQQIEQPVILTAKASFHGRTLATITATGQPKYQKHFDPLVPGFAYVPYNDLEALEDAISDLDEGNRRVSAIMLEALQGEGGVRPGDLDYFHGVRKICDETEILLILDEVQVGMGRTGKWWGYENLGIEPDIFTSAKGLAGGIPIGAMMCKKAYDVFEAGNHASTFGGNPFACAAALTVAKTLEEEGILDNARSRGEQLRANLNAIAQQHPSLISEVRGWGLINGLELKEDIELTAVELVKAAMNKGLLLVPAGNKVVRFVPPLIVSAAEVDEATEKLEAAISSLVP from the coding sequence GTGAGTTCAGAAACCCTCCTCAAAGCCCCCCCTGCCACCTCGATTTATACACCCACGAGCGAGGTACGCGATCGCTTCGATACCTACGTCATGGGAACTTACGGGCGTTTTCCCATCGCCCTCGAACGCGGTGCAGGCTGCCGCGTTTGGGATACCGAAGGGAAAGAATATCTCGATTTTGTTGCTGGGATTGCCACCTGTACCCTCGGACACGCCCATCCCGCTCTCGCTGCTACGGTTGCCAAACAGATTCAGAAATTGCATCACGTTTCCAACCTCTACTACATTGCCGAGCAAGGAGAACTGGCGGAGTGGATTGTCAAGCATTCTTGTGCCGATCGCGTGTTCTTCTGCAATTCTGGGGCGGAGGCGAACGAAGCAGCAATCAAGCTGGCGCGTAAATATTCTCACACCGTCCAGCAAATCGAACAACCCGTCATCTTGACGGCAAAAGCCAGTTTTCACGGACGGACGCTAGCAACGATTACCGCCACCGGACAACCGAAATATCAAAAGCATTTCGATCCTCTCGTTCCCGGATTTGCCTACGTTCCTTACAACGATTTAGAAGCGTTGGAAGATGCGATTAGCGATCTCGATGAGGGCAATCGCCGCGTCAGTGCGATTATGCTCGAAGCATTGCAAGGTGAGGGGGGCGTGCGTCCGGGGGATCTCGATTATTTCCACGGCGTTCGCAAAATCTGCGATGAAACGGAAATTTTGCTGATTCTCGATGAAGTGCAAGTCGGAATGGGACGCACGGGGAAATGGTGGGGGTATGAGAATCTGGGTATCGAACCGGATATTTTCACCAGCGCGAAAGGGTTAGCGGGCGGTATTCCCATCGGTGCAATGATGTGCAAGAAAGCCTACGATGTCTTTGAGGCGGGCAACCATGCGAGTACGTTTGGTGGCAATCCCTTTGCTTGTGCGGCGGCGCTAACGGTGGCGAAGACGTTAGAGGAAGAGGGAATTTTGGACAATGCGCGATCGCGCGGCGAACAGTTGCGCGCGAATTTAAACGCGATCGCGCAACAGCATCCCAGTTTAATTTCTGAAGTACGCGGTTGGGGTTTAATTAACGGTTTAGAACTCAAAGAAGACATCGAACTGACTGCCGTTGAATTGGTTAAAGCGGCAATGAACAAAGGTTTATTATTGGTTCCTGCCGGTAATAAAGTCGTGCGTTTCGTACCACCTTTAATCGTTTCTGCTGCTGAAGTGGATGAAGCAACGGAAAAATTAGAAGCCGCGATCTCGTCTCTGGTTCCCTAA
- a CDS encoding Uma2 family endonuclease — MVQEFLVSDDYYVPDAEQLITEDDTPVDNWASEKQQRLLAGALYSNPPQQTFLAAANVGIYYADGEPAIVPDVFVSLDVSVPENWWEKQNRVYMMWRFGKSPEVAIEIVSNKVGEELGEKKRIYELMRVSYYIVYDPARQLSDRILRIFELRGRRYTETSATWLEQVELGVCLWEGEFENRHDVWLRWCDRAGNVLPTGDELARTAQQQRAEAEQQRAEAEQQRAEAEQQRAEAEQQRAEAEERAARAEEQTRRLLEQLRAAGIEPDPTN; from the coding sequence ATGGTACAAGAATTCCTCGTCAGCGACGATTATTACGTTCCAGATGCCGAACAACTGATTACTGAAGACGATACGCCGGTGGATAATTGGGCTTCGGAAAAACAACAACGCCTTCTGGCGGGAGCGCTGTATAGCAATCCGCCGCAACAAACTTTTCTGGCTGCGGCGAATGTTGGAATTTATTACGCTGATGGCGAACCAGCGATTGTCCCGGATGTTTTTGTCAGTTTGGATGTTAGCGTTCCGGAAAATTGGTGGGAGAAACAAAATCGCGTTTACATGATGTGGCGATTTGGAAAGTCGCCAGAAGTCGCGATTGAGATTGTTTCTAACAAAGTTGGCGAGGAGTTGGGGGAGAAGAAACGCATCTATGAGTTGATGCGGGTGAGTTATTACATTGTCTACGACCCAGCGCGGCAATTGAGCGATCGCATTTTACGGATTTTTGAGTTAAGAGGACGGCGCTACACGGAAACGTCGGCTACTTGGTTGGAACAGGTGGAGTTGGGCGTGTGTTTGTGGGAAGGAGAGTTTGAAAATCGGCACGATGTCTGGTTGCGGTGGTGCGATCGCGCGGGTAATGTTTTACCGACGGGTGATGAGTTAGCTCGGACGGCACAGCAGCAACGCGCCGAAGCCGAACAGCAACGCGCCGAAGCCGAACAGCAACGCGCCGAAGCCGAACAGCAACGCGCTGAAGCCGAACAGCAACGCGCCGAAGCCGAAGAACGTGCCGCTCGCGCCGAAGAACAAACCCGACGATTGCTCGAGCAGTTGCGGGCTGCGGGAATCGAGCCGGATCCAACGAATTGA
- a CDS encoding potassium channel protein: METSELNERQRTLSRMAIATSEQQYHRLRKQLSAGVAGLAGIFLMGTLWYSLVEKWTWIDAAYMTTITLATVGYSETHPLSERSRLFTIWLIAAGILSIGYIANRFTEALIQGYFQEGIRQQRRRRAIENFKDHYILCSYGRMGYQIALEFEAENIPFVIIESDISHVEDARQHGYIVIQGDATLDECLIQAGISRAVCVVAALPSDAENLYTILSAKALNPNIRAIARASSEEAIQKLKRVGANAVVSPYVTGGRRLAAAALRPQVMDFVDGIITGTDRSFFLDEFILGERSPCIGHTLRDAKLRVKTGALVLAIRRADGKLIGGPSGETVLAPGDLLICMGTSEQLHALNQLLMVARPY, from the coding sequence ATGGAAACCTCAGAACTCAACGAACGGCAACGTACTTTGTCGCGAATGGCGATCGCCACTTCCGAACAACAATACCACCGCCTGCGCAAACAATTATCGGCTGGGGTAGCTGGACTGGCTGGAATTTTTTTGATGGGAACCCTCTGGTACAGTCTCGTTGAGAAGTGGACGTGGATCGATGCAGCTTATATGACAACGATTACGCTGGCAACGGTGGGATATTCGGAAACGCATCCGTTGAGCGAGCGATCGCGTTTATTTACAATTTGGCTGATTGCAGCGGGTATCTTAAGTATCGGTTACATCGCCAATCGGTTTACAGAAGCCTTAATTCAAGGCTATTTTCAAGAAGGCATCCGCCAGCAACGAAGGAGGCGCGCGATCGAAAACTTTAAAGATCACTACATTCTGTGTAGCTACGGTCGTATGGGGTATCAAATTGCCCTCGAATTTGAAGCCGAAAACATCCCCTTTGTCATTATTGAATCGGACATCAGCCACGTTGAAGATGCCCGACAGCACGGCTATATCGTCATTCAAGGCGATGCAACCTTGGATGAATGCCTGATACAAGCGGGCATTAGTCGCGCCGTATGCGTGGTTGCTGCCTTGCCTTCCGATGCCGAAAACCTCTATACGATTTTATCGGCTAAAGCCCTCAATCCGAATATCCGCGCGATCGCCCGCGCCAGCAGCGAAGAAGCCATCCAAAAACTCAAGCGCGTCGGTGCTAATGCTGTCGTCTCGCCTTACGTTACCGGCGGACGCAGGCTTGCCGCTGCTGCTCTCCGCCCCCAAGTTATGGATTTCGTCGATGGTATTATTACCGGCACGGATCGCTCTTTTTTCCTCGATGAATTTATCCTCGGCGAGCGCTCTCCTTGTATCGGACATACCCTCCGCGATGCCAAACTGCGCGTTAAAACGGGCGCGCTCGTGCTGGCGATTCGTCGCGCTGACGGCAAGTTAATCGGCGGTCCTTCCGGGGAAACCGTTCTCGCTCCGGGCGATTTACTCATTTGTATGGGAACTTCCGAGCAGTTACACGCCCTCAATCAGTTATTGATGGTAGCACGCCCTTATTAA
- a CDS encoding ribonuclease J, producing the protein MSNSKTQSTLKIIPLGGLHEIGKNTCIFEYEDEIVLLDAGLAFPTDGMHGVNIVLPDVSYLRENRHKIKGMIVTHGHEDHIGGIAYHLKQFDIPHIHGPRLAMALLGDKLEEAGVRDRTQLHSVQPRDMVRIGKNFLVEYIRNTHSLADSFSVAIHTPLGVIIHTGDFKIDHTPVDGERFDLHRLAEHGAKGVLCLLSDSTNAEVPGHTPSEQTVYPNLDRIFGQAQGRIMVTTFASSVHRLNIILQLAQKHKRKVAVVGRSMLNVIAHARNLGYIKCPDDIFEPLKSASRLPDNQLLILTTGSQGEPLAALTRISKGEHRQVKVKAGDTIVFSANPIPGNTLAVVDTIDRLMMQGAKVIYGREQGIHVSGHGAREDQKLMLALTQPKFFVPVHGQHRMLVKHAEMAHQMGIPPENTPIIDNGDIVELTEDSIRIAGKVPSGLQLVDSAGVVHDNVLKERQQLAEDGTIVVAAAVGWDFQLLAQPEIHLRGVVTAVEKSLLQQLAIRTIERTLAQRASEMASGETSEIDWTGLRLDIEGSLQRLANRELQSRPLVVFLLQTPTEPQSKPARRRRSSATSVASPA; encoded by the coding sequence ATGAGTAATTCTAAAACCCAATCAACCCTCAAAATCATTCCCCTCGGCGGACTGCACGAAATCGGTAAAAATACTTGCATTTTTGAATACGAAGACGAAATCGTGCTGCTCGATGCCGGTTTAGCCTTTCCCACCGATGGAATGCACGGGGTTAACATCGTCCTGCCCGATGTCTCGTACTTACGGGAAAACCGGCATAAAATCAAAGGCATGATCGTCACCCACGGTCACGAAGACCACATCGGTGGAATTGCCTACCACCTCAAACAATTCGATATTCCCCACATTCACGGGCCGAGGTTAGCAATGGCGCTGCTCGGGGATAAACTCGAAGAAGCAGGCGTGCGCGATCGTACCCAACTCCACAGCGTCCAACCGCGCGACATGGTACGCATCGGCAAAAACTTCCTCGTCGAATACATTCGCAACACCCACTCCCTCGCCGATAGCTTCTCCGTCGCCATCCACACCCCCCTCGGCGTAATCATTCACACCGGCGACTTCAAAATCGACCATACCCCCGTCGATGGCGAACGCTTCGACTTGCACCGCCTCGCCGAACACGGAGCCAAAGGCGTACTTTGCCTGCTTAGCGACTCCACCAACGCCGAAGTTCCCGGACATACCCCCTCCGAACAAACCGTCTATCCCAACCTCGATCGCATCTTTGGGCAAGCGCAAGGACGTATCATGGTGACAACCTTCGCCTCCTCCGTCCATCGCCTCAACATCATCCTCCAACTCGCTCAGAAACACAAACGCAAAGTAGCCGTCGTCGGACGTTCCATGCTCAACGTCATCGCCCACGCCCGCAACCTCGGCTACATCAAATGTCCCGACGACATCTTCGAGCCGCTTAAATCCGCCAGTCGCCTCCCCGACAACCAACTGCTGATTTTAACCACCGGCTCCCAGGGCGAACCCCTCGCCGCCCTCACCCGCATTTCCAAAGGCGAACACCGCCAAGTGAAAGTCAAAGCAGGCGATACCATCGTCTTCTCTGCCAACCCGATTCCCGGTAACACCCTCGCCGTCGTCGATACGATCGATCGCTTAATGATGCAAGGCGCAAAGGTTATCTACGGGCGCGAACAAGGAATCCACGTATCCGGACACGGCGCACGGGAAGACCAAAAATTAATGCTCGCCTTAACCCAACCAAAATTCTTCGTCCCCGTTCACGGACAGCACCGGATGCTGGTCAAACACGCTGAAATGGCGCATCAAATGGGGATTCCGCCGGAAAATACCCCGATTATCGACAACGGCGATATTGTGGAGTTAACCGAAGATAGCATTCGCATTGCCGGGAAAGTTCCCTCTGGCTTGCAATTAGTGGATAGCGCCGGAGTCGTTCACGATAACGTCCTCAAAGAACGGCAACAATTGGCTGAAGATGGAACGATTGTCGTTGCGGCGGCGGTGGGTTGGGACTTCCAACTGCTGGCGCAGCCCGAAATTCATCTGCGCGGCGTAGTAACAGCAGTCGAGAAATCGCTGTTGCAACAACTCGCTATCCGAACTATCGAACGAACGCTCGCCCAGCGCGCCTCGGAAATGGCATCAGGCGAAACAAGCGAAATTGACTGGACGGGATTGCGTCTCGATATTGAAGGCAGCTTGCAACGCCTTGCCAATCGGGAATTACAAAGCCGTCCGTTGGTGGTGTTCTTGTTACAAACGCCGACGGAACCGCAAAGCAAACCGGCGCGACGGCGGCGCAGTTCTGCAACTTCGGTTGCATCGCCAGCTTAA
- the dapA gene encoding 4-hydroxy-tetrahydrodipicolinate synthase produces MVNDSFGRVITAMVTPFKEDGSVNYAIAERLAVHLVEQGNDGLVICGTTGESPTLTHDEEYELFRVTKQAVGDRAKIIVGTGSNCTDTAIAATQEAAKMGVDGTLQVVPYYNKPPQAGLYRHFEAIARACPDLPMMLYNIPGRSSASLSVETVAKLAEIESIIAIKEASSNLDFASQVRANTPASFAIYSGEDSLVLPLLAVGGIGVVSVASHLVSPQLQAMIRAFEAGENAKALEMHLQLLPLFKALFCTTNPIPVKAALRLQGWEVGGVRSPLCEMPPELEAHLKTTLEQLALI; encoded by the coding sequence ATGGTCAATGACAGTTTTGGGCGAGTCATTACAGCAATGGTTACGCCGTTTAAAGAAGATGGGAGCGTCAATTATGCGATCGCAGAACGATTAGCCGTCCATCTCGTCGAACAGGGAAATGACGGTTTGGTGATTTGCGGAACGACAGGCGAATCCCCGACTTTAACCCACGACGAAGAGTACGAGTTGTTCCGAGTTACGAAACAGGCAGTGGGCGATCGCGCAAAAATTATTGTCGGCACTGGCTCGAATTGTACGGATACCGCGATCGCTGCTACCCAAGAAGCTGCTAAAATGGGGGTTGATGGCACTTTACAAGTCGTTCCCTATTACAATAAACCGCCGCAAGCGGGCCTCTACCGGCACTTTGAAGCGATCGCGCGCGCCTGTCCCGACCTCCCCATGATGCTGTATAACATCCCCGGTCGCTCCAGCGCCAGTTTGAGTGTCGAAACCGTCGCAAAGTTAGCCGAAATTGAGAGCATAATCGCGATAAAAGAAGCCAGCAGCAACTTAGACTTTGCCAGTCAGGTGCGAGCCAATACGCCCGCTTCCTTTGCCATTTATTCGGGCGAGGATAGTCTCGTGTTGCCCCTGTTAGCGGTGGGGGGCATTGGTGTAGTGAGCGTCGCCAGTCACCTCGTCTCGCCCCAGCTACAAGCTATGATTCGCGCTTTTGAAGCGGGTGAAAATGCAAAAGCCTTAGAGATGCACCTCCAACTTTTACCGCTGTTCAAAGCGCTATTTTGCACGACAAATCCCATTCCCGTTAAAGCCGCATTGCGGTTACAAGGTTGGGAAGTGGGCGGGGTGCGATCGCCGTTATGCGAAATGCCACCCGAACTTGAAGCACACCTCAAAACGACCTTAGAGCAATTGGCTTTAATTTGA
- a CDS encoding aspartate-semialdehyde dehydrogenase translates to MPDSVRVAILGATGAVGAELIQLLEERNFEVADLKLLASPRSAGSTLNFRGEALPVEAVDDNSFEDIDIVLASAGGSTSKAWLPKAVAAGAVAIDNSSAFRMAPNVPLIVPEINPEAAATHQGIIANPNCTTILMGVAIYPLHQVQPIQRVVVATYQSASGAGARAMEEVKVQSRAILDGKEPEANIFPYPLAFNLFPHNTPINEQGYCEEEMKMLNETRKIFDAPDLRVSATCIRVPVLRAHSESVNLEFESPFAVEKAREILSAAPGVKLVEDWQANYFPMPLEATGRDEVLVGRIRQDLSHPCGLELWLSGDQIRKGAALNAVQIAELLVKKNLLNASKTVVSA, encoded by the coding sequence TTGCCCGATTCAGTTCGCGTTGCCATTCTTGGCGCAACAGGGGCCGTTGGAGCCGAGTTAATCCAGTTATTAGAGGAGCGAAATTTTGAGGTTGCCGACCTCAAACTGCTCGCATCGCCTCGCTCTGCGGGGAGTACGCTCAACTTTCGCGGTGAAGCACTTCCCGTGGAAGCAGTGGACGATAATTCGTTTGAGGATATCGATATCGTTCTCGCGTCGGCGGGTGGTTCCACTTCTAAGGCTTGGTTGCCGAAAGCGGTTGCAGCGGGAGCCGTCGCGATCGATAATTCCAGTGCCTTTCGGATGGCTCCTAACGTCCCCTTAATCGTCCCGGAAATCAATCCGGAAGCGGCAGCAACCCATCAAGGAATTATTGCGAACCCCAACTGCACGACAATTTTGATGGGCGTGGCGATTTATCCCCTGCATCAAGTGCAACCCATCCAGCGCGTCGTCGTTGCCACTTATCAATCGGCTTCGGGGGCGGGTGCGCGCGCGATGGAAGAAGTGAAGGTACAAAGTCGCGCGATTTTGGACGGAAAGGAACCGGAAGCGAATATTTTCCCCTATCCGTTAGCGTTTAATTTATTCCCCCATAACACCCCGATTAACGAGCAGGGGTATTGCGAGGAGGAGATGAAAATGCTCAACGAAACCCGCAAGATTTTTGACGCGCCGGATTTGCGAGTCAGTGCGACTTGTATACGGGTTCCCGTACTGCGCGCCCACTCAGAAAGCGTTAACTTAGAGTTTGAGTCTCCGTTTGCCGTGGAGAAAGCGCGAGAAATTTTGAGCGCTGCTCCGGGTGTGAAGTTGGTAGAAGATTGGCAAGCAAATTACTTCCCCATGCCCCTCGAGGCGACAGGACGCGATGAAGTCTTAGTTGGAAGAATTCGTCAAGATTTATCTCATCCCTGCGGGTTAGAGTTGTGGTTGAGCGGCGACCAAATTCGGAAAGGTGCAGCGCTGAATGCGGTACAAATTGCCGAGCTTTTAGTGAAGAAAAATTTATTGAACGCATCGAAAACAGTAGTTTCGGCGTAG